From the genome of Colletotrichum destructivum chromosome 10, complete sequence, one region includes:
- a CDS encoding Putative Zinc finger, CCHC-type, K domain, splicing factor 1, helix-hairpin, which produces MYLESHIKVPSLLHRKSAIAITHDIASPYRHLDRYRATANMSWRSQGITGSNNIPLGKRRFGGEDEEYPEAPPPPSNDYGNGINNDNGSGNGELKRGRSPEPRSDADGPRRRKKRNRWGDASENKAAGLMGLTTAITANMTGEQLEAYTLHLRITEISQKLRIDDVVPADGDRSPSPPPQYDNHGRRINTREYRYRKRLEDERHKLIEKAMKTIPNYHPPQDYRRPTKTQEKVYVPVNDYPEINFIGLLIGPRGNTLKKMEGESGAKIAIRGKGSVKEGKGRSDAAHASNQEEDLHCLIMAETEEKVNKAKKLIHNIIETAASIPEGQNELKRNQLRELAALNGTLRDDENQACQNCGQIGHRKYDCPERQNYTASIICRVCGNAGHMARDCPDRQKGASWRNDGAGSGRGPAGRLGSGDAVDREYEQLMQELGGGSASGAAPARIEAGPGSFNNGPSGGGDAKPWQRGPTGGPAPWRSRNNDSRDDRDRDRDRDGGDGGGGGGGGGGGAAPWARDRNRRDDHAGGDSYYGGGGGGQGYGGQPSAPAAPGAAPWHQPPGTQNGYAAYGGYPGYGAPPGMAAPPPNMPPPPPGAPGLGAPPGLAASGIHALIQQYAGDAPPPPPSDNAPPPPPSDQPPPPPPGA; this is translated from the exons ATGTACCTAGAGTCCCATATAAAagttccctccctcctccatcgCAAATCCGCAATCGCCATCACGCACGACATAGCCTCTCCTTACCGACATCTTGATCGCTATCGCGCAACAGCCAACATGTCGTGGAGAAGCCAGGGAATCACGGGCTCCAACAACATCCCGTTGGGAAAGCGCCGttttggcggcgaggatgaggagtACCCCGAagctcctcccccccctaGCAATGACTATGGCAACGGcatcaacaacgacaacggcagcggcaacggcgagtTGAAGCGCGGTCGCAGCCCTGAGCCAC GTTCCGATGCCGATGGCCCTCGTCgcagaaagaagagaaaccgTTGGGGTGACGCGTCGGAGAACAAGGCTGCTGGATTGATGGGCTTGACCACCGCCATCACGGCCAACATGACCGGCGAGCAGCTGGAGGCCTACACTCTTCATCTTCGCATCACGGAAATCAGCCAGAAGCTTCGTAttgacgacgtcgtcccCGCCGATGGAGACAG atctccctctcctcccccccagTACGACAACCACGGTCGCCGTATCAACACCCGCGAGTACCGCTACCGCAagcgcctcgaggacgagcgtCACAAGCTCATCGAGAAGGCCATGAAGACCATCCCTAACTACCACCCGCCACAGGATTACCGCAGGCCCACCAAGACCCAGGAGAAGGTCTACGTGCCTGTTAACGATTATCCAGAGATTAACTTCA TCGGCTTGCTCATCGGACCTCGTGGCAATACtctgaagaagatggagggagAATCGGGCGCCAAGATTGCCATTCGTGGCAAGGGCTCCGTcaaagagggaaaaggccGGTCGGACGCAGCTCACGCCAGCAACCAGGAGGAAGACCTTCACTGCCTCATCATGGCGGAGACGGAAGAAAAGGTCAACAAGGCCAAAAAGCTCATTCACAATATTATTGAGACG GCTGCTTCCATCCCCGAAGGCCAGAACGAGCTCAAGCGTAACCAGCTTCGTGAGCTCGCAGCTCTCAACGGAACTCTCCGTGACGACGAAAACCAGGCCTGCCAGAACTGCGGTCAGATCGGCCATCGCAAGTACGACTGTCCCGAGCGACAGAACTACACCGCCAGCATCATCTGCCGTGTCTGTGGCAATGCCGGACACATGGCCAGAGACTGTCCCGACCGACAAAAGGGTGCCAGCTGGCGCAACGACGGTGCAGGCAGTGGCAGAGGTCCCGCTGGCCGCCTCGGAAGCGGAGACGCTGTCGATCGCGAGTACGAG CAACTCATGCAAGAACTTGGCGGCGGCTCTGCCAGCGGTGCTGCTCCCGCACGCATTGAGGCCGGCCCTGGTTCCTTCAACAACGGTCCCAgcggtggcggtgatgcGAAGCCTTGGCAACGTGGCCCGACCGGTGGCCCCGCCCCCTGGCGCAGCCGTAACAACGACTCGCGTGATGATCGTgaccgcgaccgcgaccgcgacggcggcgacggcggcggtggcggaggtggtggaggtggcgGTGCCGCTCCATGGGCCCGCGACCGCAACCGCCGCGACGATCATGCTGGTGGTGACAGCTACtacggcggtggtggcggcggccagggcTATGGTGGTCAGCCATCTGCCCCCGCCGCTCCAGGTGCCGCCCCGTGGCATCAACCTCCTGGAACCCAGAACGGCTACGCTGCCTACGGTGGCTACCCCGGATACGGTGCTCCCCCTGGCATGGCCGCGCCTCCTCCGAACatgccccctcctccgcctggTGCTCCTGGCCTCGGAGCTCCTCCAGGCCTGGCGGCGAGCGGTATCCATGCCCTGATTCAGCAATACGCCGGCGATGcccccccgccgcctccttcggACAatgcgcctcctcctccccccagcGACCAAcctcccccacctccccCTGGCGCCTGA
- a CDS encoding Putative glutathione S-transferase, Thioredoxin-like superfamily produces MTSRLGQLSKQFFNMAAKTKTDIHLYTTGTPNGIKVSILLEELGLDYQVTAIDISKNTQKEPWFLEINPNGRIPALTDTFEDGKQIRLFESGSILQYLVDRYDKDHKVSYPYGSREYWEVNNWLHWQMGGLGPMQGQANHFKRYAPEKIQYGIDRYVNETRRLYRTMDTQLKANPHGYLVGDRVTIADIASWGWVAASKWAGIDLDEFPALKAWLWKLVERPGFEQGRHIPSPHKALEHHSKTDEELDEQAKAASAWILKGMQEDAAKK; encoded by the exons ATGACCTCTCGCCTCGGACAGTTGAGTAAACAATTCTTCAACATGGCcgccaagaccaagaccgaCATCCACCTGTACACCACCGGCACCCCCAACGGTATCAAGGTGTCCATTTTGTTGGAGGAGCTTGGACTGGACTACCAGGTCACCGCCATTGACATCTCCAAGAACACTCAAAAG GAGCCCTGGTTCCTTGAGATCAACCCCAATGGGCGCATCCCGGCCTTGACCGACACGTTCGAAGATGGCAAGCAGATCCGTCTCTTCGAGTCCGGTAGCATTTTGCAAtacctcgtcgaccgctACGACAAGGATCACAAGGTCTCTTACCCCTACGGCTCGCGTGAGTACTGGGAGGTGAACAACTGG CTGCACTGGCAGATGGGTGGTCTGGGCCCCATGCAGGG ACAAGCCAACCACTTTAAGC GTTACGCCCCGGAAAAGATCCAGTACGGCATCGACCGCTACGTCAACGAGACGCGCCGCCTGTATCGCACCATGGACACGCAGCTCAAGGCCAACCCCCACGGCTACCTCGTTGGCGACCGCGTGACTATCGCCGACATTGCCAGCTGGGGTTGGGTCGCGGCCAGCAAGTGGGCGggcatcgacctcgacgagttCCCCGCCCTTAAGGCGTGGCTGTGGAAGCTCGTCGAGAGGCCCGGCTTCGAGCAGGGCCGTCAcattccctccccccacaAGGCCTTGGAGCACCACAGTaagaccgacgaggagctggatgagcaggccaaggctgCCTCTGCGTGGATTCTCAAAGGAATGCAGGAGGATGCCGCTAAGAAATGA